One stretch of Arachis hypogaea cultivar Tifrunner chromosome 20, arahy.Tifrunner.gnm2.J5K5, whole genome shotgun sequence DNA includes these proteins:
- the LOC112783776 gene encoding NDR1/HIN1-like protein 13, with protein sequence MPTAFKRKLDLHRRQGRTNPLIWLAAILCTIIAIAVVIAGIVVFIAYLVIHPRVPVISITNAHLDLLRNDYAGLLQTQLTVIVRAHNGNAKAHATFSDISFNISFQGQGIAVLVADSLEVPKNSTKDLNYVIQSSSIPLTPDQMEKVDDSWKKNEIAFDFKGNARTRWRIGPVGSVKFLCRLNCQLKFHPLNGSYIPNRCTSKSK encoded by the coding sequence ATGCCTACGGCTTTCAAGAGAAAACTCGACCTCCATCGGCGGCAGGGCCGAACGAACCCCTTGATCTGGCTAGCAGCGATCCTATGCACCATCATAGCCATAGCAGTTGTGATTGCAGGGATAGTAGTTTTCATTGCATACTTGGTCATCCATCCAAGAGTACCTGTGATCAGCATCACCAATGCTCATTTAGACCTTCTCCGGAACGACTACGCCGGCCTCCTCCAGACACAGCTCACAGTCATTGTGAGGGCTCACAATGGCAATGCCAAGGCTCATGCTACTTTCTCTGACATAAGCTTCAACATCAGCTTCCAAGGCCAAGGCATAGCCGTGCTCGTTGCGGATTCTTTGGAGGTTCCTAAGAATAGTACTAAGGATCTTAACTATGTTATTCAGTCTTCTTCCATTCCTTTGACTCCTGATCAAATGGAGAAAGTGGATGATTCTTGGAAGAAGAATGAGATTGCCTTCGATTTCAAGGGAAATGCAAGGACTCGGTGGAGGATAGGGCCTGTAGGATCTGTTAAGTTCTTGTGCCGCTTGAACTGTCAACTCAAGTTCCATCCTTTGAATGGCAGCTATATTCCAAATAGGTGCACCTCAAAATCAAAATGA
- the LOC112783775 gene encoding pentatricopeptide repeat-containing protein At5g15010, mitochondrial — MEALASNPRRSTASNKQQQEAKIPKPQRPNQFPSHRDAVHVSPNARKLCELLTRTPPNDIETALTNCGIRPSHDEVHEVLGLCYSVPSSAVKFFRWAGQLQKHSGHAWNLMVDLLGKNGVFEYMWDAIRSMKQQKQLALPTFVSVFESYCTAGRFNEAFMSFDVMDRYGIQPDVVAVNSLLSAICREDNQTTVALDFFHKIKGKIPPDGDTFAILLEGWEKEGNAAKAKSTFGEMVVRIGWDRKNMAAYDAFLMTLVRALQVDEAVKFLKVMKDHDCFPGLKFFTNALDIIIKQNDAANAVILWDVMLESALVVPNLVMYNAVIGLLCNNNQIDHAFRLLDQMAFQGVFPDSLTYNIVFECLVRNKKVHVAERFFNEMVKNECPPTSTNCTSAIAMFFDRDDPEAAQSIWTYMVENHIKPLSDAANEVLLGLCQLGRLSEVKRSAEDMLDRKIMIYESTMAKLKDAFYRDSRTARDRYDSLSRRWKAHGKL, encoded by the coding sequence ATGGAGGCATTGGCGTCAAACCCCAGAAGAAGCACTGCCTCCAACAAACAGCAACAAGAAGCGAAGATTCCGAAACCCCAACGACCGAACCAATTCCCATCACACCGGGACGCGGTGCACGTGTCCCCAAATGCGAGAAAACTGTGCGAGCTGCTGACGCGAACCCCTCCTAACGACATCGAAACTGCCCTAACTAACTGCGGGATCCGGCCTTCCCACGATGAGGTCCACGAGGTCCTCGGGCTGTGCTACAGCGTGCCGTCGTCGGCCGTGAAGTTCTTCCGGTGGGCCGGGCAGCTTCAAAAGCACTCGGGCCACGCCTGGAACTTGATGGTGGACCTGTTGGGGAAGAACGGGGTGTTTGAGTACATGTGGGACGCCATCAGGTCCATGAAGCAGCAAAAGCAGCTGGCATTGCCCACCTTTGTCTCCGTTTTCGAGAGCTACTGCACTGCTGGCAGGTTCAATGAAGCCTTTATGAGCTTCGATGTTATGGACAGGTACGGCATTCAGCCCGACGTTGTTGCCGTCAATTCCCTCCTCAGCGCCATCTGCCGCGAGGATAATCAGACAACCGTCGCATTGGACTTCTTCCACAAGATCAAGGGCAAGATTCCTCCCGACGGGGATACTTTCGCCATTTTGCTGGAGGGCTGGGAGAAGGAAGGAAATGCCGCCAAGGCCAAGAGCACGTTCGGCGAGATGGTGGTTAGAATTGGTTGGGATAGGAAGAACATGGCTGCCTACGATGCTTTCTTGATGACATTGGTTCGTGCATTGCAGGTTGATGAGGCTGTCAAGTTCTTGAAGGTGATGAAGGACCATGACTGCTTCCCAGGTTTGAAATTCTTTACCAATGCTCTTGATATTATCATCAAGCAAAACGATGCCGCTAATGCTGTTATTTTGTGGGATGTCATGCTTGAGAGTGCCTTGGTAGTCCCTAACTTAGTAATGTACAATGCTGTCATTGGCTTGCTTTGCAATAACAATCAGATAGATCACGCCTTTCGCCTGCTCGATCAGATGGCCTTTCAGGGTGTTTTCCCTGACTCCCTCACTTATAACATTGTTTTTGAGTGTTTGGTGAGGAACAAGAAGGTTCATGTGGCCGAGAGGTTCTTCAACGAGATGGTGAAGAACGAGTGCCCGCCCACCAGTACCAACTGTACCTCGGCCATTGCAATGTTCTTTGATCGTGATGATCCTGAGGCAGCGCAATCGATTTGGACTTACATGGTTGAGAATCATATTAAGCCGCTCAGTGATGCTGCCAATGAGGTGCTACTTGGTCTTTGTCAGCTGGGCCGGCTCTCGGAGGTGAAAAGGTCAGCAGAAGACATGCTGGATAGGAAGATCATGATATATGAGTCCACAATGGCAAAGTTGAAGGATGCATTCTATAGAGATAGTAGGACTGCGAGGGACAGATATGACAGTCTGTCCAGGAGGTGGAAAGCTCATGGCAAATTGTAA